CGATTCTAGCCATGCttatgggtatgaagtggtatctaattgtggttttgatttctgtttccctgatgatgaatttcattgagcatcttttcatgtgcttattggccacttgtatgtcttccttggagatgtgccatattttcatattcaaaaatgaaagcacagGTCCACACAAAATTTTGTACATGAATAATTACAGTAGCATCACTCCTAATAACCCAAAGAGAGAATTAATCCAAATGCCTATcaccagatgaagagatacacCTATTGTTGTCTACCCACatggtggaatattatttgaTCACAAAAAAGAGTAAAGTACATACGCTACAGCGTGGATGAACCTTCAAAACAGATGAAAGGTCACATTCTACATGATTTCATTCAGATGGAAATCTACAGAAATAGGAAGtcgattagtggttgcttagggctggtAGGGGCATGGGAGGATGGGGGTGTTAGCTAAagggtatgaggtttctttttgaggtcatgaaatgttctaaaattgactggtaATGTTTGTGTATATCTCTGAATATATTGAAAAccattgaaatgtaaaaaatgcaaagaaaaaggagCCCAAGTTGCAATTTTATTCAACACTTGATTGGCTTTAAAAAtagattccaggctgggcatggtggctcacacctgaaatcccagtgctttgggaggctgtggtgggaggattgcttgaggccaggagttccaggccagccttgtcaacatgacaagaccctgtctgtacaaaaaaagaaaaaataaataacagctgggtgcagtggttcacacctgtaatcccagcactttgggaggcagaggcgggcagatcacctgacatcaggagttcaagagcagcttggccaacatcctgaaatcccgtctctaccaaaaatataaaatttagccttTTGGTTCTCCGAGCAGCACCATGGCGGTTGTTAAGAACAAGTGCCTTATTAAAGGTGGCAAAAAGGGAGTTAAGAAGGAAGTAGTTGGTCCATTCTCTAAGAAAGATCAGTATGATGTGAAAGCACCTGCTATGTTCAATATAAGAAATACTGGAAAGACTTGGTCGCCAGGACCCAAGGAACCCAAATTGCATCTGATGGTTTGAAGGGTCTTCTGTTTGAAGTGAGTCTTGCTGATTTGCAGAATGATGAAGttgcatttagaaaattcaagcTGATTACTGAAGATGTTCAGGACAAAAACTGCCTGACTAACTTCTATGGCATGGGTCTTACCTGTGACAAAATATGTTCCAAggttgaaaaatgttcaacaatgattgAAGCTCATGTTGATGTCAACACTACCGATggttacttctttcttttgttttgtgttggttttactaaaaaacacaacaatCAGATACTGAAGACCTCTTATGCTCAGCAACAGCAGTCTGCCAAATCCAGAAGAAGATGATGGAAATCATGACCTGAGAGGTGCAGACAAATGACTTGAAAGAAGTGGTCAATAAATTGATTCCAGACAACATTGGAAAAGATATAGAAAAGGCTTGCCAATCTATCCTCTCCATGATGTCTTcattagaaaactaaaaatgctGGAGAACCGTGGATTTGAAAGGCATGGAGCTTCATGGTGACGGTAGTAGTTCTGGAAAAGCCACTAGGGACGAGACACACACATGCTAAAGTTgaatgaggtgatggatatgaaCCACCAGTCCAAGAATCCGTTTAAAGTTCAGACTTAAAACAGTAGCAAATAAGAAGTCCtatttgtgaaaaacaaacaagaaacaacaaTGAAAGAGCAAAAttaggctggtgtggtggtgtatgcctgtaatcctagctactcaggaggctgaggcatgagaatcacttgaacccgggagacagaggttgcagtgagccaagattgcaccattgcactccagcctgcgcaacagagtgagactctctccaaaaggaagaaaaaaaaaaaaaaagtatccgggcttggtggcatgcgcctgtagtctcagctactctgaaggctgagacgggaggatggattgaggccaggagtaatttgaggctgcagtgaactatgattgtgacactgcactccagcctggactgcagagcgggaccctgtctcttgtacatacacacacacacacacacacacacacatacatacatacatacatacatacatacatacccagGTTCTACCTCTGgtgattctgactcagtagggtGGGATATCCCCTAGGGATCCTGCTGTTCAGCCTGGTCTGGGATCCACTTTTCATTGGGAACTGAGACACTGGCTGTGAGCCTTTCTGTCCTGAGATGTAGAGGTCATGGCGATGCAGGTTCAAGCTTAAGGAGACCTGACTGTGCGTTAGGTATTGTGCTGAACATCATCTCTTACTCTCACAGCAACATCCTTAGAAGGTTAATGATGTATCCGTgctctacagatgaggaactgaTCTTTCAGAGGAGTTTAGCTTGTTTAAAACTTGTTCTTCCTATTGGAAACTTCGTACCCTTTGACCAGTGTCTCCcatcccctccctttccttcaccccagcccctgataaccactgtcctactctctatttctgtgagttcaacttctttagattccacatataagtaaaaccatgcagtatctgtctttctgtgcctggcttatttcacttaacacaatgtctttcaagttcatctgtgttgttgaaaatgacaggatttctttcttttttaagggttaatagtattccgttgtgtgtatatagtacattggctttatcctttcatccactgatggacacttaggttgattctatatcttgggtattgtgaatagagctgcagtgaacataggaaTGTAGGGATCCCTTCGAcatattgattttgattttttttttttttggtctatatcCAGAAGTTGGGTTGCTGGATTATATGTTTTGAAATCTATAGCACAGCAgcgtgactatagtcaataataatgtatctttcaaaataactaagtGGGCACATTTCAAATGTCGCATCATGAAAATTGTCGGTAAATTAGGGGATGGATGTGTTCATTAGTTTGATCTAATCATCCCACATTGTATACACGTACCAAAACATCACATACATGGgtacaattatgatttgtcaattaaaataactttagttaaaaaaataacttgttCAAAGCCCCAGTTGGGATTGATGGAGCTTGGACATGCACCAAGGCTGTTGCTCTCAGGCCCACACAGTCATTTGTCCACGAATGTTGAAGCCCTACCTGAGATTTCTACTGAGATCAGTGTAGGGATTCAATGTCTCAGAATCATCCCATCCTCCAGGGCCCACAAGTCCATGACCGCTGCCTCTACCCCCGACCCTACTGACCTGAAATGTGGCCCCTGCTTTCATTTCCAGGAGCATACAACACTTACACCAAGCATTGATGGGTTTTGTTGATTTCATTTGAGATGTGGGGCCGTGGAGAGGGTCCCATGATCCTTGCTTGGTGTTGGCCAACTCATTGACTTCTCTCCTTTGACTTCACCCTTCCCTTTTCTACTCACCTCCTCTGTCATGGATTGCTCTGGGAATTCTGAGCCGTGGTTCCTTTATTTTGCAGATAACCTTCATTCTTCTCTGCAATGAATCCCAAAAGTGTGTAGTTGAGCTGACTGCAAGGTGCTTGACACGCAAGAGAATTTACAAATGGGATTCGGCCTCTGGAAAGTGGTGGTAGTTCCAGATTTATGTGGATGTTACTTTGTTTTTCCCTATAAGATCTATTCTTCAAACTATCAAGCTCTTGGCTCCTGGCTGCAGTCGTTTGCTGGTGGCAGTGGGCTGGGAACTGCCTCCGTGGAGAAATGCTGCCCACTTAGAGAAAGGGAAACTGGTTCTCTTTAAGAGGCATAGGGAGGTTTCCAGTGCCAGTTTGTTTGGAGGCAAAATGGCTGTTGTATTAAAATTTCCCAAACTTGGGCTGGTGCCTTGTGTGTTTAGAGCTCAAAGCCacgattgttttcttttcttttttttttttttttttttttttggtggttggtTTTCCATCTTTTTGCTTGGCAGGTTTCTGCTAATAGCTTCAACCTCAAGAGTCCCATTATACAGACACTaatagcacctactatgtgtcagtctgtagtgcctactatgtgccaggcattggagaTAATATAATGATGAACAAGATAAACATGGCATTTGGAAAAGAGAGTCTAGTTCCCACTCTCAGCCCACCCCAAAGAGAGGCCAGAATTGGGCTTCCAAAGATCTCAGATGCCCTTGCAGCACCTCCCTGAAGAGGACGGGTGAGGCTTTGGTGTCTGCAGAGAATTTGGCTGGACAATCCCTCAGTTTTGGAACGATGGGAAGGAGATGCCATCTGTGTTTAAGATGAGAAGTGGGGGAGTGGCTGGATATCAGAGGAAGCCAAGATGAAGAGAAGGTTTTTGTGAGTTCCTATGCATAGTGGAGACCTGTTCTAGTGAGGGTCCCTGGGGCTGAGCCTGTGGGTCAGTGGAATGATGCTGTGAGGATGGTCTTGCTATAGCAGGTGGCCCAAAGAAGGTTGATGGATCATGAGCAGCTGGAAGAATGGAGAGTTCGGGGGATGTAGTTCCTACTTGGCtttccaacagtgtgtaagcCCAGAATTCTTACATAAGCCcatggagaagaaaaaggaatgctggTAACGACAAGATTGAATTCTCCACCTGCCAGGCATCCAGGGACTCAGAGCAGATTTAACTGAAGTTACAGAAATAGGAATGTGACATTTCCTACATCCGGGTGTGCTAGAGCAAATGGATTCCCTCTCTGGTTTGTGGGGAAGGAGAATGCTAACATACAAGACTCCAGGTTTTCGCTCTTAAACCTGGTGCCTAGAGATGCATTTTCTACTGGATGCAGACAGAAGCTCCATATAGACATATCCATCGCTGCATCTCTCATGCCTTGTGTTCTccctaattttccctttttaacccACAGAGGAAGAAAGTTCCAGCATCACTTCTGGCCTTTCAAGAGTGAGTAAGGTGGCCAGGTGGGgttattcatgcctgtaatctcatactgaaggggtggcctgcccctccacacctgtgggtatttcttgtCGGGTGggatgagaaacagaaaagaaatcagacacagagacaaagtacagagaaacaacagtgggcccaggggaccggcgcttaGCATACTAAGGACCTGCactggcaccagcctctgagttccctcagttttttattgattattatcttcattgtttcagcaaaaaggaatgtagtaggagggcagggtgataataaggagaaagtcagcaacaaacatgtgagcaatagaatctatgtcataatggagttcaagggaaggtactatgactggacgtgcatgtaagccagatttatgtttctctccacccaaacatctcagtggagtaaagaataacaaggcagcattgctgtaaacatgtctcgcctcccaccatagggcggtttttctcccatctcaaaattgaacaaatgtacaatcgtgttttataccgagacattcagttcccaggggcagtcaggagacagtggccttcctctatctcaacggCAAGAGTctttcctctttgactaatccacctcagcacagacctttTATGGGTGTCGCGCTGGGGGAccgtcaggtctttctcatcccacgaggccatatttcagactatcacatggggagagactttggacaatacccagctttcaagggcagaggtccctgcggctttccacagtgcattgtgaccctggtttattgagacgagagaatggtgatgacttttactaAGTATACTGCTTGCAAACATTTGGTTAACAAgacacatcctgcacagccctacatgccttaaaccttgatttcatacaacacttgtttttgtgagctccagattGGGTCAAACTGGTTggggcaaagtggctggggcaaagctacagattaacaacatctcagcaaagcaattgtttaaagtacaggtcttttccaaaatggagtctcttatgtcttccctttctatgtagacacagtaacagtctgatctctctttcttttccctacatatCCCCATTTTCGTTTTGACaaaaccaccaccatcatcatggcCCCTTCTCGCTGGTCGCTGTCTCTCTG
This genomic stretch from Pan paniscus chromosome 7, NHGRI_mPanPan1-v2.0_pri, whole genome shotgun sequence harbors:
- the LOC117977895 gene encoding uncharacterized protein LOC117977895 isoform X5 — encoded protein: MKKFSTALSFSAWLLFQLVLRLQKLLEGRGRPAIFIIALPPPNTIGGPALIISLQVYSAAPERQRPARRGHDDGGGFVKTKMGICREKKERSDCYCVYIEREDIRDSILEKTCTLNNCFAEMLLICSFAPATLPQPV
- the LOC117977895 gene encoding uncharacterized protein LOC117977895 isoform X2; the protein is MGTGQSAVDTGQGSPEVEHSVSGTVGFLVSLTSRKKPRTLAKLLEGRGRPAIFIIALPPPNTIGGPALIISLQVYSAAPERQRPARRGHDDGGGFVKTKMGICREKKERSDCYCVYIEREDIRDSILEKTCTLNNCFAEMLLICSFAPATLPQPV
- the LOC117977895 gene encoding uncharacterized protein LOC117977895 isoform X3 — its product is MGTEMRLLPRTSIPRRQPFSRWRKQNLKTPVSLNCSRSCKLLEGRGRPAIFIIALPPPNTIGGPALIISLQVYSAAPERQRPARRGHDDGGGFVKTKMGICREKKERSDCYCVYIEREDIRDSILEKTCTLNNCFAEMLLICSFAPATLPQPV